The nucleotide window ATCAGGGAGCGCGGCGCGGTGGTGCCGCCGATCTCCTCGGGCACGCCCAGGCGCCAGTACTCGGAGTCCATGAAGGCCTGGTACGACTTCTTGAAGGTGGCGGGCACCGGAGCGGTGTTGGTCTCCGGGTCGAACACCGGCGGGTTGCGGTCGGCGTCCGCGAAGGAGGCGGCGAGCTCGTTCGCCGCGAGGCGGTTGATCTCGTCGAGGATGGTCTTCGCGGTGTCGACGTCCATCTCGGCGAATGTGCCGGTGCCATACACCTTGTCGCGCCCGAGGACCTCGAAGAGGTTGAACTCGATGTCGCGGAGATTCGACTTGTAGTGCCCCATGGGAAGGCTCCGTAATCAATAGCAGTGGCGCGCAGCGCCCCGGGGAGGGGTCAGGGTCGGGCGACGAGCTGGCGTGGGTATATCAGCTGACCTCTACGATGATGCTACCCGTCAGTAATAAGGCGCAACCCCTCAAGGGGCCGATGTGTCCGATTACTCTTTGCGGCATGTACGGCTATGACCAGAACCCGGGCGCGCAGCAGCAGATGGGTGGCGGCTACGGCGAGCAGCCGCTGTATCCCGAACCCTCGCCGCCGTCCCTGGCGGACGCGGTCCGGGCCTTCACCACGGGCTCTCTGTCCGCGGAGGACTTCCAGCAGATCTTCGCGACCTCGAAGGTCTACTGCCCGCGCGGGGACAATCCGGGGTTCCTGGCCCTGCACAACACCCAGCAGCCCGTGATCCCGATGTTCACCACCCTCAAGGAGCTGCGGCTGTACGCGGGCAAGGAGTCGAAGTACTTCGTGATCACCGGCGCCGAGGTGATCGACCTGCTGCCCACCGGCTACGGCTTCGTCCTCGACATGGAGGGCGACCACCGCATGGTCTTCGACGCCAAGGCCGTGGAGCAGATGGTCGACTTCGCGATGCGCCGGATGTACGGCTAGGACTCGTCGCTTCCAGGACGGCCGACGCGCGGCCGTCCTGGCGGGCCCGCACCCCTGGGGTGCGGGCCTTCGTGCTGTCCGGGGCCGGGCGGGGAATGGATCCACCCTTGCAGGATGTTCACCATTCAACTAAATTGGAATCAGGACAATCCAGGAGGTGGCTTCCGATGCCCGCAGTGACCGTCGAAAACCCGTTGAGCCTGCCCAAGGTGGCTGCCCAGGGCGACGCCGTGGCCCGTCCCGTGCTCGCGGTCACGACCGCGCCCACGGGGTTCGAGGGGGAGGGCTTCCCGGTGCGCCGGGCCTTCGCGGGCATCGACTACAAGCACCTCGACCCGTTCATCATGATGGACCAGATGGGTGAGGTGGAGTACGCCGCGGGCGAGCCGAAGGGCACGCCCTGGCACCCGCACCGCGGCTTCGAGACCGTGACCTATCTGATCGACGGCACCTTCGTCCACCAGGACAGCAACGGGGGTGGCGGCACCATCGAGAACGGCGACACCCAGTGGATGACAGCCGGCTCCGGCCTGCTGCACATCGAGGCCCCGCCGGAGTCCCTCGTCATGTCCGGCGGCCTCTTCCACGGCCTCCAGCTCTGGGTGAACCTGCCCAAGGCCGACAAGATGATGCCCCCCCGCTACCAGGACATCCGCGGCGGTCAGGTCCAGCTCCTCGCCTCCCCGGACGGCGGCGCGCTGCTCCGTGTCATCGCCGGTGAGCTGGACGGTCACGAGGGCCCGGGGATCACCCACACCCCGATCACGATGATCCACGCCACCGTCCGTCCCGGCGCCGAGGTGACCCTGCCCTGGCGCGAGGACTTCAACGCCCTCGCGTACGTCCTGGCCGGGCGCGGCACCGCCGGCGCGGAGCGCAGGCCCGTCATCAAGGGGCAGACCGCCGTCTTCGGCAGCGGCTCCTCGCTGACCTTCCGCGCGGACGATCTCCAGGACGGCAACAGCCCCGACCTGG belongs to Streptomyces finlayi and includes:
- a CDS encoding SseB family protein encodes the protein MYGYDQNPGAQQQMGGGYGEQPLYPEPSPPSLADAVRAFTTGSLSAEDFQQIFATSKVYCPRGDNPGFLALHNTQQPVIPMFTTLKELRLYAGKESKYFVITGAEVIDLLPTGYGFVLDMEGDHRMVFDAKAVEQMVDFAMRRMYG
- a CDS encoding pirin family protein codes for the protein MPAVTVENPLSLPKVAAQGDAVARPVLAVTTAPTGFEGEGFPVRRAFAGIDYKHLDPFIMMDQMGEVEYAAGEPKGTPWHPHRGFETVTYLIDGTFVHQDSNGGGGTIENGDTQWMTAGSGLLHIEAPPESLVMSGGLFHGLQLWVNLPKADKMMPPRYQDIRGGQVQLLASPDGGALLRVIAGELDGHEGPGITHTPITMIHATVRPGAEVTLPWREDFNALAYVLAGRGTAGAERRPVIKGQTAVFGSGSSLTFRADDLQDGNSPDLEIVLLGGRPIREPMAHYGPFVMNSQAELKQAFEDFQAGRLGTVPAVHGM